In Hyphomicrobium denitrificans 1NES1, the genomic stretch TTTCCGTTGCTTGTTATGAGCGCCTGCGCCATGCCCCACCTCGATCCTAGAACGGTGACACGATGTCGAGAATCTGTTGGCCATAGGCCGGCTGCTGAACCTCCATCACGCGGCCCCGGCCGCCGTAGGAAACGCGCGCTTCCGCAATCTTGTCGTAGGAAATCTGGTTGTCCGTCGAAATATCGCGAGGCCGAATGACGCCGGCGACGCTCAACACGCGGACCTCGAAATTGACGCGCACCTCCTGCGTACCGCTGATCACCAGATTGCCGTTGGGCAGCACCTCGCTGACGACCGCCGCGATGAGCAAATTGATGTTTTCGGACCGGGTTATGCCGCCCTTTGAATCCGTCGATGTCGTGCGATCGAGGTTGCCGTCCAATTTTCCCGAACCCGATGAACCTGCCCCGCCGAAGCCGAAATCGAAATCCAACGCCGATGTAAGTCCGACGCTTGAATCGCGAGAACGATTGAGCGTGTTGTCGAGCGATGCTTGATCCTTGATCTGCACCTTGACGGTGACAACGTCTCCGATCTTGAAAGCGCGCGCGTCACGGAAGAGGTCGGCTCCGGAATCGCGCCACGTCGAGTTGCCCGAGGTATAAGCGGCTTTCGTGACCGGAAGCTGGACGTGCGGCAGGCGATCAGGCAGCAGGCCGCTTCCGACCGGAGACATGACGGGCTCGCGCCCGACCTCTTTCAATTGATCCATTGCGCAGGCCGGCAGCAAAAGCGCCAGGCATGCTGCAGCGAGCGGGATCGGTCTCGGCCTATTGATGCTGCGCATTGGCCATCGACTCCAGCTTCGTCGCGACCTCACCGGCGCCCGCAATAATTGCGGTCAGGCGCGAGGCTTTCGTTGCGTCCATCTCTGCCAACACGAGGCTGCTGGCCTTCGGGGAAAGCTTCGACGTGATTGCAGCTGCGGTGAGTTCGTCCATCGCCGTGAGCTGGCTCGCCGCCGCGTCTGGCTTCATCTTGCTGTAGATCTCCACGAGCGAGTCCGTTGCGTGCGCCGTGAAGTCTTCCCGCTTCTTGACCCAGCTTTTCAGCTCTGCCGTTTTTGCATCGAGAATTGCAACGCGTTCGGCAAGCTCCTTGCGGGCCTTCTCGAGATTGCTCGTCTGCTGCGCAATCTGCGCTGCGGCCGCCGCATCGACGATGCTTGAGCAGTATTGCTCAGCGGGGCTCAACTGCTGGGGCGTGACCGGCGGCAGAGGCAGCGAATCGGCGGCCCGTCTTTCCTTGTCGGCTTTGGCGTCGTCTGCAGCGATAGCCGGAACGGAGAACAGAATCGTGACGGCAATGATGCACGCGGAGCAGCCATATCGCGAAGCTCGCGACGGCCGGGCTTGTCCCTGCGCGGACTCGGTCGTCATTGCACCACCAGCTCAGCTTGCAGCGCGCCAGCGGACTTCATTGCCTGCAGAATGGCTATGATGCCGATGGGCTTCAGCCCCATGCGGTTGAGCGCCGAAACGAGCTCGCGAAGACTTGCACCGCGTACAGTTTCGACGTTGCCGCCGGCCTCGTGGACATCTACCTCGGTATCGGGAACGGTCACCGTTTCACCACGCGAGAACGGCAACGGTTGCGAGACCTTGGGCTGCTCCTTCACGCGCACGGTGATATTCCCGTGCGCGACGGCCACGGTCGAAATGCGCACTTCGCTTCCGATGACGATCGTTCCCGTTCTTTCGTCGATGACGACGCGCGCCGTCTGATCGGGATCGACGGTAATTTCGCCGATTTCCGCGAAAAGGCGCGTCGTCGAAAGACCTCGCGGGCGGTTGAGCGAGATGCTCTGAAAGTCTTCGGCCGTCGCGACCTTCATGCCGTACCGCTGGCGCGCATA encodes the following:
- the flgH gene encoding flagellar basal body L-ring protein FlgH, which encodes MRSINRPRPIPLAAACLALLLPACAMDQLKEVGREPVMSPVGSGLLPDRLPHVQLPVTKAAYTSGNSTWRDSGADLFRDARAFKIGDVVTVKVQIKDQASLDNTLNRSRDSSVGLTSALDFDFGFGGAGSSGSGKLDGNLDRTTSTDSKGGITRSENINLLIAAVVSEVLPNGNLVISGTQEVRVNFEVRVLSVAGVIRPRDISTDNQISYDKIAEARVSYGGRGRVMEVQQPAYGQQILDIVSPF
- a CDS encoding MotE family protein, with the protein product MTTESAQGQARPSRASRYGCSACIIAVTILFSVPAIAADDAKADKERRAADSLPLPPVTPQQLSPAEQYCSSIVDAAAAAQIAQQTSNLEKARKELAERVAILDAKTAELKSWVKKREDFTAHATDSLVEIYSKMKPDAAASQLTAMDELTAAAITSKLSPKASSLVLAEMDATKASRLTAIIAGAGEVATKLESMANAQHQ